A single Desulfovibrio piger DNA region contains:
- a CDS encoding cytochrome C assembly family protein has product MLSPETSTLLTLCCYGAATVAGLAGMLLRNAFWRRLGCWLAGLGFVCQTLSLLLGFHKTMPTGLSLGGYLQMLAWFVLLCGLVSRLRYKQEALLLLATPLALILFAVSAPYLSAVVQVPPQLKGSFYALHVGALFLSMGLMTLAFAASSLFLFLERRIKNKLRMEGFWQDMPALSLLDKINAFGVAASFPLYTLGVVSGLFWAKPVYGATFTGDPKEVVSIIVWLLMAYVFHGRLATGWRGRKPARLMVLVFGLSLFSIVVVNTLMETHHSFIKP; this is encoded by the coding sequence ATGTTATCGCCTGAGACCTCCACCCTCCTGACCCTGTGTTGTTACGGCGCTGCCACTGTGGCCGGCCTGGCCGGCATGCTGCTGCGCAATGCCTTCTGGCGGCGTCTGGGCTGCTGGCTGGCGGGGCTGGGATTCGTCTGCCAGACGCTTTCCCTCCTGCTCGGCTTCCACAAGACCATGCCCACGGGGCTGAGCCTTGGCGGCTATCTGCAGATGCTGGCCTGGTTCGTCCTGCTGTGCGGGCTTGTCAGCCGCCTGCGGTACAAGCAGGAGGCCCTGCTCCTGCTGGCCACGCCGCTGGCCCTCATCCTGTTTGCCGTTTCCGCCCCTTACCTTTCCGCCGTGGTGCAGGTGCCTCCACAGCTCAAGGGCTCCTTCTACGCACTGCATGTGGGGGCGCTCTTCCTCAGCATGGGCCTCATGACCCTGGCCTTCGCCGCCAGCTCCCTTTTCCTGTTCCTGGAACGGCGCATCAAAAACAAACTGCGCATGGAAGGTTTCTGGCAGGACATGCCGGCTCTTTCCCTGCTGGACAAGATCAATGCCTTCGGCGTGGCGGCCTCGTTTCCGCTGTACACGCTGGGTGTCGTCTCCGGCCTGTTCTGGGCCAAGCCCGTCTACGGGGCCACCTTCACCGGTGACCCCAAGGAAGTGGTCAGCATCATCGTCTGGCTGCTCATGGCCTATGTGTTCCACGGCCGCCTTGCCACCGGCTGGCGCGGCCGCAAGCCCGCCCGTCTGATGGTGCTGGTCTTCGGCCTGAGCCTTTTCTCCATCGTGGTCGTCAATACCCTGATGGAAACGCATCATTCCTTCATCAAACCTTAA
- a CDS encoding precorrin-2 dehydrogenase/sirohydrochlorin ferrochelatase family protein, which translates to MSHQSLEKNFYPLFLDLSGLHCLVAGLGGVGSRKLQGLLQCAPASILALDMEAPAAGLLPLLERPCVRFEQRPFRDDDLAGRQLVFAATGNAAVNRHIALLCRERHILCNCIDAPAEGSFIVPAVARSGGMALALSTGGASPALSRRWKDELASWLDARQKMVRLMGQLRPMVLALHDETGHNTALFRALAQSPLQDHLQQGDRQACLRCLQALLPPKLHDRIPELLDVIA; encoded by the coding sequence ATGTCTCACCAATCTTTGGAAAAAAATTTTTATCCCCTTTTTCTGGACCTGAGCGGCCTGCACTGCCTCGTGGCCGGACTGGGGGGGGTCGGCAGCCGCAAGCTCCAGGGGCTGCTGCAATGCGCACCGGCTTCGATCCTGGCCCTGGACATGGAAGCCCCTGCCGCCGGTCTGCTCCCGCTGCTGGAGCGGCCCTGTGTCCGTTTTGAGCAGCGGCCCTTCCGTGACGATGACCTGGCCGGCCGCCAGCTGGTCTTTGCCGCCACGGGAAATGCCGCGGTCAACAGGCATATCGCCCTTCTCTGCCGGGAACGCCACATCCTGTGCAACTGTATAGACGCCCCTGCGGAAGGCTCGTTCATCGTGCCCGCCGTGGCCCGCTCCGGCGGCATGGCGCTGGCCCTTTCCACCGGCGGGGCCAGCCCGGCCCTTTCCCGGCGCTGGAAGGACGAACTGGCGTCCTGGCTGGACGCCCGCCAGAAAATGGTCCGTCTGATGGGACAGTTGCGTCCCATGGTCCTTGCCTTGCACGACGAGACAGGGCACAATACGGCCCTGTTCCGCGCTCTGGCCCAGTCGCCCCTGCAGGATCATCTGCAACAGGGCGACCGGCAGGCGTGCCTGCGCTGTCTGCAGGCCCTGCTGCCGCCAAAGCTGCACGACCGCATCCCGGAGTTGCTTGATGTTATCGCCTGA
- the ybgF gene encoding tol-pal system protein YbgF, whose amino-acid sequence MAARTKGDPSTQTSSGDPSEKRQSATSVTTSRQAAGTVSGAAPAPKPAAARDAAPVSGTDSPSGTAAGDTSAPVIDEKAAYQAGLELILSGRLDEGMARMQALLEQYPSGSYAANAEYWLGEALSSQGRNEEALAHFRNVEARYPRHHKNADALLRTGMILKRQGDAAGAGKAFRQVVQRFPSSAAADLIRKKGLVQP is encoded by the coding sequence ATGGCGGCCCGGACAAAGGGAGATCCCTCCACGCAGACGTCCTCCGGGGATCCGTCCGAAAAGAGGCAGTCCGCCACTTCTGTCACCACTTCCAGACAGGCGGCAGGCACGGTGTCCGGGGCCGCGCCGGCGCCAAAGCCTGCTGCGGCCAGAGATGCGGCCCCTGTATCCGGCACAGACAGCCCGTCCGGTACCGCAGCGGGGGACACGTCCGCGCCCGTCATCGACGAAAAGGCTGCCTATCAGGCGGGACTGGAGCTTATATTGTCGGGCCGTCTGGACGAAGGCATGGCCCGTATGCAGGCCTTGCTGGAGCAGTATCCTTCCGGGTCGTATGCGGCCAATGCCGAATACTGGCTGGGAGAGGCCCTGTCCAGCCAGGGCCGGAACGAAGAGGCTCTGGCGCATTTCCGTAATGTGGAGGCCCGGTATCCCCGGCACCATAAAAATGCCGATGCCCTGCTGCGTACGGGGATGATCCTGAAGCGGCAGGGAGACGCGGCAGGCGCCGGCAAGGCTTTTCGGCAGGTGGTGCAGCGTTTCCCCTCGTCCGCAGCGGCCGATCTCATCCGCAAAAAAGGACTCGTGCAGCCATGA